Below is a window of candidate division WOR-3 bacterium DNA.
CGTCAAATGAATATCCGAGCAACTCAGCAAATCTTTTGTTGTAGTAACTGAATTTACCATCGCGGTCAATGAGCAATATCGCCGCACCTGCCTTTTCGACCAGATCTCGATAGCGCTCTTCAGATTCACGCAGTTTCATTTCTGATTGTTTGCGATCGCTAATATCACGTACGACGCCCTGGATCCATTTTCTATCGCCAATTTCGAATAGACTCGCAGAAACCTCGGCAGGAAAGACTGAACTATCCTTCTTCTTGAAATATATTTCGAAATTCACAAACCCGTCTTTGACGATGTCTTTGAATGCCTTAGCCGACTTTGCCACTTGGTCTGCCGGGTGGAAATTGGCGACTGTCATCTCGAGGATCTCCGCTTTTTTGTATCCGAAAAGCGCCTCTGCACGGCTATTCGCATCCGTGATATTGCCTGCCACGTCATGTATGAAAATCGCATCATTGGAACTATGAAACAAGTTACGGTATTTCTCCTCGCTATCCTTCAATGCCCTTACCGCACGCTTCCGTTCTGTAATATCACGCGTGGTGGCAACAAATGCAATAGGCTTACCATGGCCATCTCTGATCAAAGATGCGTTGAGCTCTCCGTGGAAATGAGTACCGTCATTTTTCAGCAATACGTACTCCACGTCTCTCACTATCCCTTTCTCAAAGGTTTTCTTCATATTTGCCATGGCTTTCTTGTGATCTTTAGGGTCGATCATTTCAAATGCGCTCTTGCCGAGCAAATCTTTGGGCTTATCATAACCATGAAGTGTCAGGGTCTGCGGCGCTACATATGTGATCTTTCCCTCCAGGTCGGTGACCGTAACCGCCTCCGGAGTAGTATTGACCAGAGTCCGGTATCGATCCTCTGATTCTCTCAACTTTCTCTCGGCTTGTTTTCGTGCTGTAATATCACGATAGATGGCATAAACGCCAACTTGATTCTTGTTGATTATTATTGGCGATGCTAGCACCGACACGTCGATCAGGGTACCATATTTGCGCCGGCGCGTGGCCTCGAGCGCAACACTTTCGCCATTTAGAGCACGTCTTGTTATAGCCCGTGCATCCTGAAAATAATCCGCCGGCACTATGAGATCGTCGATTGATTTGCCGATTGCCTCATCGCTAGCATATCCGAATATTCTGCTGAATTCACTGTTGATACGCTGCACCACACCGTCACAATCAAGCATGGCGATGCCTTCCTGCGCGCTTGCGAATAACTGTTCAAGATAGCCTGTTTCGATTCTCAATGATTTCTGGACTTCCTCACGTGCCTTTACCTCCTGCTGCAAATCGTAATATGTCCGGGCGTTTCTCAGTGCGGTCGCCGCATACGTAGCAAAGACTTCGGTTATGACCAACTCATTGTCAGTAAACTCAGTGCCTGTCCGATCGAGACACATTGCACCTAATATCTGACCATCAACGATGAACGGCGCCGTGATCGCATGTTCATTCTCCTCATCCGGTGTGCCAGGAATGTGTTGTCCGCGCGGATCACTTCCAGTATTATTAAATATCATTGCTTTCTTTGCTTCGATTGCTTTTCCCGTGAAACTTGTATCTATATTCAATGGGGTGGCCAAGATCGCTTCCTCATACGGTGGGTCGATCGCAACAACGGGCTTGAGGGTCTTTTTATCGCTCTCGAGCAAGTAGATCGCGCAGCCGTCGGCCCGGATCATAGTGCGTGCGCTTGAGGCGATACGGGTGAGAACTTCCGTCACATCGAGACTCTCCACCAGATAACGGGCGGTTTCGAGCATCTCTTTCTGGTAACTCGTTGTTTTTCGTAATACTTCCTCGATCCTTCTGTTTTCTGATATATCAGTGAATGCCGCGAAATACCCGATAATCTCACCCTGCCGTGTTCTCCTGACGAGTGTTGAAACACTTACTGGAATCCTCAGATTACTGTTGCTTTTGAGTTCACAGAAAAAGTTACGGACAACGCCGTTTTGAAGAGTGAGTCGCTGCAGTTCACCAATTTTTTCCTTATCTACAAAGAAATCAGCAAGCAATCTCCCCACGAGTGTATCTTTTGAAGAACGTATCATCTCCTCCATGGTCGTGTCTAGATCCAATATCACACCCAGGGGGCTAACGTATGCGATCGGTGTTGGCAAGAACGCCCAGATGTCTTTTATGTAGTGTTCGAATTCAACGATAGAGGTGTCTCTGATATGCTCTTGAGGTGATTTTCTCAAAACTCAACCCTCCCAATCCACAAGAAATTCGTGGCACGAATCACCATTGCACGTGCAGTCTGTTTCTCTTACCTTCACCTTTGAGTTCGGGAACATGAATTTAAACAACCTTCCGAAATAACCTTCGAGATACCTGCAATAAACTGGATGCAATGTAAAATCATAAAGACGGACTACCGCATGCCTTGTCTCTTCGTCCAGCGAGACCGCCTCTAAACGCCCCGTATCATAATGCTTTGTCCAGTACTCAGGAGCATGACTAAACGCGACATGTGGTGAAATAAAAAACTTCATAAAGAGTTTCACAATGAATGAATGCTTGGGCGCAGCATCACCCATTGCCACTATTTCCTCGTCAGACCAGTTAAACACGTCTTTCATGACCAGAAAAGAAAGAGCCCTCAAACTGAGTGCCATCCATTCCATAGAACTGACATCCCCGTAGTTCAGTTCGTACTCCAAAACGCGCAGGCCGGCTTCGACTTTCTCCAACCCATCTCTGCCCTGTTTGTTCCTTATATACTCCGCATCCGTCTCAAACACGGCACCACGAACTTGACCTTTTATCGCCATCAATTGTTCAATCTCATCCTTAGGCACCATAAAGGCTCCTTTTATTAATTAATATTTCTTATCTATCAGGAAAAATACTTGGATATTTGCATGCGATACCGGAGTACCGACGCCTATGCGGTCTAATACAATATAGTCACTTTTGGGTAGCTGTCAAGTGTTTTGTATACCCTGCCTGGACATCAACACAGAACAATGAGTGAAATTGACTCAGCAGACCGAACGTGGTATTTTGACTCTTCTACCGTGTCTTGGTGAGAAAATCGGTTGCTTTCTTTATGTCCTGGCTCTTGGATATCAAGAAGACCGTATCGCCTTCTTCTATCGTATTACTTCCTCTCGGGATCAGGAAATCACCGGCTTCTTCACGGTAGATTCCGACGAATACGACATCCCTGGGGAATTTCCTCTTCTCAGTTATCTCCTTTATTTTCATGCCTATACTCTGGGCACTTTTCGGGACTTTAACGGCGTATACTTGTGCTTTACCTCCACCGAGCGTCGTGACCTGTTTGACTTTCGGCTGCTCAACCTCCATGATTATTTGATTCACCAGCAAATCGGACATCCTCACGATGGTCGTAACACCCGCCAGCACATAGGCTTCAGCATAACGAGGATTTCTCAAACGCGCCACGATACGGGGAATGCCAAGACTTTTCGCGAGCAGTGCACAGGCAATGTTGTCCGCGGCTTCTCGCATCAGACACAGAATCACATCGGCTTTTATGGCTCCTGCCTTTTCCAGTGTGTGGATGTCGGTCGCATTGCCGTTAATGGTCAACGCTCCAGTTTCTGCATATATCGATTCACAAACCTTAGGGTCCTTGTCAATAACCACGACATCATGTTTACCGTTAACAAGAACCTTAGTAACCTCGTGCCCAATTATCCCTGCCCCTGCTATGATTATGTACATCAGCAAACCTCCATTTGTTGTATTATGAAAGCCATACCCTCCTGCTGAAGATCAACAGCACTGGTAGTATCTCCAAGCGACCTGCAAGCATGCCAAAGATGTAGACAATCTTTATTACCGGATGCAGATCTCCCATCCCACTGGCTGGTATGTAACAGGGACCGATATTACCCAATGCGCTGAACATACCGCTGAACGCGCTATAGGAGTCGAAATTAGAAAATATCGCCGTCACAATGCCACCAACAACAAGGAGCACGATCCAGGCGAAAAATAAACCACTCACCCGATAGACCTCGTTCGCGTCAACTGGCTTTTTGTCAATGATAATGGTGGAAAGCGCCCGCACCGGAATCCGCAGCCGGAAGATCTCTCGTTGTATCAACTTCAGCAGAATGCTGATGCGAAAAACCTTAACGCCGCCACCGGTAGAACCTACACAACCTCCTATCACCATCATCACGAGGAAAAGCTGTCTTGCCAGATGACCAAAAAACGCCCCGCCTATATCGCGTGTGCCAAAACCAGTTGTCGTGAAGATCGACACGACCTGAAAAAACACATAACGGAAATTTTCCTCGATCCCGCTCATAAACCCACCACCACCAGCGCTAATTCCTTGTGCAAATCCTGTCTTACAGAACCGCTCCAACAAAATCAGTGCCGCAAAAATGCTGATCAGTGACCACCAGTATTTCATTTCGATGTTATCGATCAAACTCTTAATGTTTCCGCGTAACAAGCGGTAGTGAACCAGGAAATTCGTACCGCCCATGAGCATGCCGATGATGAGGATATATTCCATCCAGATGTAGTTGGAAAAACCAGCAGTACGGTAATAGTCGATACTCGCATCGTAGGGTGAGAAACCACCCGTCGATAATGCGGTGAAACTATGGCATACACTGTCAAAAAGTGGCATACCGACCGAGAAAAGGCCGAGAACGATGATCAAGGTAAAACCTGCGTATATGCCCCACAGTATCTTCAAGGTATGAGATAAACCCGGCACCGGACGTTCCATCTCTATCTTGTGACTCTCAGCACCAAATAGCCTATGTGCACTTCCACCGCGGTATGTTACTGCCAGAAAGAAAGTAAGGATCCCCAATCCCCCAATCCATTGGGTCATGCTCCGCCAGAATA
It encodes the following:
- a CDS encoding PAS domain S-box protein; translated protein: MRKSPQEHIRDTSIVEFEHYIKDIWAFLPTPIAYVSPLGVILDLDTTMEEMIRSSKDTLVGRLLADFFVDKEKIGELQRLTLQNGVVRNFFCELKSNSNLRIPVSVSTLVRRTRQGEIIGYFAAFTDISENRRIEEVLRKTTSYQKEMLETARYLVESLDVTEVLTRIASSARTMIRADGCAIYLLESDKKTLKPVVAIDPPYEEAILATPLNIDTSFTGKAIEAKKAMIFNNTGSDPRGQHIPGTPDEENEHAITAPFIVDGQILGAMCLDRTGTEFTDNELVITEVFATYAATALRNARTYYDLQQEVKAREEVQKSLRIETGYLEQLFASAQEGIAMLDCDGVVQRINSEFSRIFGYASDEAIGKSIDDLIVPADYFQDARAITRRALNGESVALEATRRRKYGTLIDVSVLASPIIINKNQVGVYAIYRDITARKQAERKLRESEDRYRTLVNTTPEAVTVTDLEGKITYVAPQTLTLHGYDKPKDLLGKSAFEMIDPKDHKKAMANMKKTFEKGIVRDVEYVLLKNDGTHFHGELNASLIRDGHGKPIAFVATTRDITERKRAVRALKDSEEKYRNLFHSSNDAIFIHDVAGNITDANSRAEALFGYKKAEILEMTVANFHPADQVAKSAKAFKDIVKDGFVNFEIYFKKKDSSVFPAEVSASLFEIGDRKWIQGVVRDISDRKQSEMKLRESEERYRDLVEKAGAAILLIDRDGKFSYYNKRFAELLGYSFDEMGKKELESIVHPDDFERVVRIRQALIQGKTETFRHEFRGVRSDGGIVYLECDATAMRDDGSIIGTRSYIWDVTLRKTAEEEIKNSEERLKLLFEYAPDGYFLTDLKGNFLDGNKAIEEIVGYKKHELIGKSFVKAKLLSSDQIPSIYELLARNAMGHRTGPDEFTLTRKDGSKTIVGIRTYPVKIDGKTVVLGIARDMTDYKRTQEELRKSYDRMQKVLEDTINALTSAVEKRDPYTAGHQHRVAILADAIAKKMKLPSHQKEGLHVAALVHDIGKINVPAGILNKPSSLSDAEFALVKDHVLVGYDILRTIEFPWQVAEIVFQHHERLDGSGYPMGLKGSDILMEAKILAVADVVESMMAHRPYRPARGKDKAITEIKVNKKKLYDVKIVKACLKVLSDTGFHF
- a CDS encoding TrkA family potassium uptake protein, translated to MYIIIAGAGIIGHEVTKVLVNGKHDVVVIDKDPKVCESIYAETGALTINGNATDIHTLEKAGAIKADVILCLMREAADNIACALLAKSLGIPRIVARLRNPRYAEAYVLAGVTTIVRMSDLLVNQIIMEVEQPKVKQVTTLGGGKAQVYAVKVPKSAQSIGMKIKEITEKRKFPRDVVFVGIYREEAGDFLIPRGSNTIEEGDTVFLISKSQDIKKATDFLTKTR
- a CDS encoding TrkH family potassium uptake protein codes for the protein MRNRFDTINVVFNALGSVFIVLGVFLLFPLAILVFLDDVGQWGTNTLAFVIPSVLAFTFGFAFRALFRAGSMSNYGAMLTCSLGWLGFSALGALPFVIGIHATYLNGFFEAMSGFTTTGITMFTGLERMPKCILFWRSMTQWIGGLGILTFFLAVTYRGGSAHRLFGAESHKIEMERPVPGLSHTLKILWGIYAGFTLIIVLGLFSVGMPLFDSVCHSFTALSTGGFSPYDASIDYYRTAGFSNYIWMEYILIIGMLMGGTNFLVHYRLLRGNIKSLIDNIEMKYWWSLISIFAALILLERFCKTGFAQGISAGGGGFMSGIEENFRYVFFQVVSIFTTTGFGTRDIGGAFFGHLARQLFLVMMVIGGCVGSTGGGVKVFRISILLKLIQREIFRLRIPVRALSTIIIDKKPVDANEVYRVSGLFFAWIVLLVVGGIVTAIFSNFDSYSAFSGMFSALGNIGPCYIPASGMGDLHPVIKIVYIFGMLAGRLEILPVLLIFSRRVWLS